From Falco cherrug isolate bFalChe1 chromosome W unlocalized genomic scaffold, bFalChe1.pri SUPER_W_unloc_1, whole genome shotgun sequence, the proteins below share one genomic window:
- the LOC129734852 gene encoding zinc finger protein 462-like gives MHVEAGHLAVPEEGPKDLRCPLCLYHTKYKRNMIDHIVLHREERVVPIEVCRSKLSKYLQGVVFRCDKCTFTCSSDESLQQHIEKHNELKPYKCQLCYYETKHTEELGTHLRDEHKVSRNFELVGRVNLDQLEQMKGKTESSSSDEEEKELSHKTEGRG, from the exons ATGCACGTGGAAGCTGGACATTTGGCAGTTCCTGAGGAAGGACCCAAAGACCTTCGTTGTCCTCTTTGCCTATATCACACCAAATACAAACGTAACATGATTGATCATATAGTTCTGCACAGAG aaGAGCGGGTTGTTCCCATTGAAGTTTGCCGTTCCAAACTGTCAAAATACTTGCAGGGAGTTGTTTTCCGCTGTGATAAGTGTACCTTTACCTGCTCCAGTGATGAGAGTTTGCAGCAACACATAGAGAAACACAATGAACTTAAACCTTACAAATGTCAACTCTGCTACTATGAGACCAAACACACAGAGGAGCTGGGCACTCATCTTCGAGATGAGCACAAG GTGAGTCGTAATTTTGAGCTGGTTGGACGGGTTAATTTGGATCAGCTGGAACaaatgaaggggaaaacagAGAGCTCCAGCAGcgatgaggaagaaaaagagttaAGCCACAAGACTGAAGGCAGAGGTTAG